From a region of the Streptococcus ruminantium genome:
- the pgfS gene encoding glycosyltransferase PgfS, producing MKLTVLITFFNEENILTKTHDEMSRQLDSMLGIGLSDYELLYVDDGSSDATLELIETIAADSSRVRYISLSRNFGREGAILAGFKYATGDAVMVMDGDLQHPPYLIPEFVAAYKEGYDIVSGQRDRVGESKLASLFAKVFYDVSNHSMDVRLTDGKSELRLLSRRAVETFIALPEYNRFNKGLYEWIGFKEKVIPYKNQVRITGKSKFGLKKSFNYAIQGIISFNDKPLRVCVQFGLISLGIALLYLLVELVRYFMYAGHRVSGYFTTIAAIILFSGVQLISIGILGEYIGKIYYEVKQRPHFVVGETNIEAARKDRVG from the coding sequence ATGAAATTAACTGTACTAATCACTTTTTTCAATGAAGAAAATATATTGACTAAAACACATGATGAAATGTCTAGACAGTTGGATAGTATGCTGGGAATAGGGCTTTCAGATTATGAATTGCTCTATGTTGATGATGGTTCGAGTGATGCAACTCTTGAGTTGATAGAGACGATTGCAGCGGATAGCTCAAGGGTTCGCTATATTAGCTTAAGTCGAAATTTTGGTCGCGAGGGAGCAATTTTAGCAGGTTTTAAATATGCAACTGGTGATGCGGTGATGGTAATGGACGGAGATCTTCAGCACCCACCCTATCTCATTCCAGAATTTGTTGCAGCTTACAAGGAGGGATATGACATTGTTAGCGGTCAGAGAGACCGTGTGGGAGAATCTAAACTAGCAAGTCTTTTTGCAAAAGTTTTTTATGATGTATCGAATCACTCAATGGATGTTCGGCTAACTGATGGGAAATCAGAATTGCGATTACTGAGCAGACGTGCTGTTGAGACCTTTATAGCATTACCGGAATACAATCGCTTTAATAAAGGGCTCTATGAGTGGATTGGCTTTAAAGAAAAAGTAATTCCATACAAAAATCAAGTTAGGATAACTGGGAAGAGTAAATTTGGATTGAAAAAGTCCTTCAATTATGCTATTCAAGGAATCATCTCCTTTAACGATAAGCCTCTGAGAGTTTGTGTACAGTTTGGGTTAATCAGTTTAGGAATCGCTTTGCTCTACCTGTTAGTTGAACTTGTTCGATATTTTATGTATGCAGGGCATAGGGTCAGCGGTTATTTTACAACTATAGCTGCCATTATTCTTTTTAGTGGAGTCCAATTGATTTCTATCGGTATTTTGGGAGAATACATTGGGAAGATTTATTATGAAGTCAAGCAACGTCCACATTTTGTTGTTGGAGAAACAAATATTGAGGCAGCAAGAAAAGATAGGGTAGGGTAA